One genomic segment of Aquipluma nitroreducens includes these proteins:
- a CDS encoding beta-galactosidase small subunit-related protein yields the protein MKKIVGLFIILASLTLSAQQSKFANVYPFIENTAVFETNQTEGHTVCIPSKSVGEALNLQKSKSENVLSLNGRWKFHFANTPEGTPNNFFASNFNDQKWSEITVPSNWEMQGFGDPFFRNVAQPFRSNPPFVPREYNPTGSYRKTFTIPANWKSKHIFLRMEKTASASFVWINGQEVGYNEGAQEPAEYDVTSFLKPGKNTIAVNVIKYSDGVYLESQDYWRLAGIFDDVWLYTKSDVHIFDWHATTDLDENYENAKLNLQITVNNQSKTDKQNYKVRTSLFNAQNVLVQNFTSDAVQITADNKQIINVSSLVKNPQKWTAETPNLYRLTLELINSEGKTEEVIAGRIGFKETEIRHQVFYLNGKAIKLNGINSHMQHPDLGHTMDEATIRKDFEILKQFNFNCVRTSHYPPVAKYLELADEYGLYIIDEAGDEAHATEYLSDKPEWEPMYRERVRKMVLRDRNHASILFWSAGNESGEGATICAVIDEGKKYDTTRNWMYGGNAFSHPCEEIIGPRYPTPFDLKTRVGMVPESVDPRPSFLDEYLSVAGNAGGGLDEYWDIFYEYPRIMGGAIWDFVSPGLREPVRKLTDSSPNNVATHIMGRAKLVAGHDGKGIDLNGHDQWVEVYQDRNIEISGDELTVSLWIFPRDLMKTGGTLLTKGNNQFGLQQMGDNSLNFYIYTSKKTVVSGALPKDWTQNWHHVAGIYNGKSISLFIDNQKVDEKPVTGKITNLPFPLNVGKNAETQGQHLSNYLCDAIIDQVGIFPKAIEINDLFTAKPDLKNRAALWLDFEQEQKEGEFFSYGIGARTYGCIWPDRRVEPEMWQMKKSAQPISVKWSNAEKMEIEVQNRNFFTNTNAFDARWNLEENGITIASGKLEVDVEPEAKKIYVLPIQKPKLKAGATYLATVSFHSKEAAQWAPKGFELCWDQLEMPWIVPADEKLAQRQTNSLKVTDNEQQLIVSGVNFDYAFNKADGQLYSMKYMGTELLKQGAQLNVWRAPLANELDDWTSPAVSISPRTEGYGRMVANAWYSIGLDKMKSKLESFRVEKKAENVIVSILETALFGNSGREGFENEMIYTISPDGEISLQHTINPKGKMPMSLPRIGTKWVFDNQMQNVEWFGRGPQENYPDRKTGYRIGLYQSTVDAMFVPYLIPQDCGLRTDNRYVRLTNAQGIGIEFSAAKPFNFNCYNYSTENLSKAKYTYDLIKSDGVTFNFDYQTTGVGCTAIGVLNKYQTIPQAIQFTSSIKPFKINK from the coding sequence ATGAAAAAAATAGTTGGTTTATTTATCATTCTGGCAAGTCTTACACTCTCAGCCCAGCAATCGAAATTTGCAAACGTTTATCCTTTCATCGAAAATACAGCGGTATTTGAAACCAACCAGACTGAAGGTCACACGGTTTGTATTCCTTCGAAATCGGTTGGTGAAGCATTAAATCTTCAGAAATCGAAGTCAGAAAATGTACTTTCGTTGAATGGAAGGTGGAAATTCCATTTTGCCAATACTCCCGAAGGTACACCCAACAACTTTTTCGCATCCAATTTTAATGATCAGAAATGGTCTGAAATTACAGTTCCCTCCAACTGGGAAATGCAGGGTTTTGGCGATCCTTTTTTCCGAAATGTTGCACAACCGTTTCGCTCCAATCCGCCTTTTGTTCCGCGCGAATACAACCCGACTGGCTCGTATCGCAAAACATTTACCATACCGGCAAATTGGAAAAGCAAACACATTTTTTTGCGCATGGAGAAAACCGCTTCGGCGTCGTTTGTCTGGATCAACGGACAGGAAGTTGGCTACAACGAAGGTGCGCAGGAGCCTGCTGAATATGATGTGACCAGTTTCCTGAAACCAGGAAAAAATACCATTGCCGTCAACGTAATTAAATATTCAGATGGTGTGTATCTCGAAAGTCAGGACTATTGGCGCCTGGCTGGTATTTTCGACGATGTTTGGTTGTATACAAAATCGGATGTACATATCTTCGACTGGCATGCAACTACCGACCTGGACGAAAACTATGAGAACGCAAAACTGAATTTGCAGATTACGGTAAATAACCAATCGAAAACCGACAAACAGAACTACAAAGTTCGCACTTCGCTGTTTAATGCACAGAATGTATTGGTTCAGAATTTTACTTCTGATGCAGTTCAAATAACTGCTGATAATAAGCAAATTATAAATGTTTCTTCATTGGTAAAAAATCCCCAAAAGTGGACCGCAGAAACGCCCAATCTTTACCGGTTAACGCTGGAATTAATCAACAGCGAAGGTAAAACCGAAGAGGTAATTGCCGGTCGGATAGGTTTTAAAGAGACCGAAATTCGCCATCAGGTTTTCTATCTGAACGGAAAAGCCATTAAACTGAACGGTATAAACTCGCACATGCAACATCCCGATTTGGGGCACACCATGGACGAAGCGACCATTCGAAAAGACTTTGAAATACTGAAACAATTCAATTTCAATTGTGTACGGACGTCACATTATCCACCGGTTGCAAAGTATCTGGAGTTGGCCGACGAATATGGATTGTATATTATTGACGAAGCGGGAGATGAAGCTCATGCCACTGAATATTTAAGTGATAAACCCGAATGGGAGCCCATGTACCGCGAGCGGGTTCGCAAAATGGTATTGCGCGACCGGAATCATGCCAGTATTCTGTTTTGGAGCGCAGGAAATGAAAGTGGCGAAGGCGCAACTATTTGTGCCGTGATTGATGAAGGAAAGAAATACGACACTACCCGTAATTGGATGTATGGCGGAAATGCTTTTTCACACCCTTGCGAAGAGATTATCGGCCCCCGTTACCCAACACCTTTTGACCTCAAAACACGGGTGGGAATGGTTCCTGAAAGTGTTGATCCGCGACCATCGTTTCTGGACGAATACCTTTCGGTGGCCGGAAATGCGGGTGGTGGACTAGACGAATATTGGGATATATTTTACGAGTATCCACGCATTATGGGCGGAGCAATCTGGGATTTCGTGAGTCCAGGCTTGCGCGAGCCTGTTCGCAAATTGACAGATTCTTCACCAAACAATGTAGCAACTCACATCATGGGACGCGCCAAACTGGTTGCCGGACACGATGGAAAAGGTATTGATCTGAATGGTCACGATCAGTGGGTGGAAGTTTATCAGGATAGAAATATTGAAATCTCGGGTGATGAACTAACGGTTTCACTTTGGATTTTTCCACGCGATTTAATGAAAACGGGTGGAACACTGCTCACCAAAGGAAACAATCAATTTGGTTTGCAGCAAATGGGTGACAACTCGCTCAATTTCTATATCTACACTTCGAAAAAAACAGTTGTCAGTGGTGCATTACCCAAAGATTGGACACAAAACTGGCATCATGTGGCTGGTATTTATAACGGGAAATCGATTTCACTATTTATCGACAACCAAAAGGTGGATGAAAAACCGGTCACCGGGAAAATTACCAATCTCCCTTTTCCGCTTAATGTGGGTAAGAATGCCGAGACACAGGGTCAGCATTTATCTAATTATTTATGCGATGCTATTATCGATCAGGTGGGTATTTTTCCCAAAGCGATTGAAATCAATGATTTATTTACAGCAAAACCAGACTTGAAAAATCGTGCAGCTTTGTGGCTCGATTTTGAACAGGAGCAAAAAGAAGGCGAGTTTTTCAGCTATGGAATTGGCGCGCGTACCTATGGATGTATTTGGCCCGACCGCCGTGTAGAGCCGGAAATGTGGCAAATGAAAAAGTCGGCTCAACCCATTTCTGTCAAGTGGAGCAATGCCGAAAAAATGGAAATTGAAGTGCAGAACCGAAACTTTTTTACCAATACGAATGCCTTTGATGCACGTTGGAATCTGGAAGAAAATGGAATCACGATTGCTTCTGGAAAGTTGGAGGTGGATGTGGAACCAGAAGCAAAAAAAATCTACGTTCTTCCTATTCAGAAGCCTAAGCTAAAAGCCGGTGCAACCTATTTGGCAACAGTTAGTTTTCATTCGAAAGAAGCTGCACAATGGGCGCCGAAGGGTTTTGAATTGTGTTGGGATCAATTGGAAATGCCATGGATTGTTCCTGCCGATGAAAAATTGGCACAGCGTCAGACCAATTCGTTGAAAGTGACAGATAATGAGCAACAATTGATTGTATCAGGAGTAAATTTCGATTATGCCTTTAATAAAGCCGATGGACAATTGTACTCCATGAAATACATGGGTACAGAATTGCTGAAACAGGGAGCGCAACTCAATGTTTGGCGTGCCCCTCTGGCGAACGAACTGGACGACTGGACCTCTCCTGCAGTTAGTATATCTCCCAGAACCGAGGGTTACGGAAGGATGGTTGCCAATGCATGGTACTCCATCGGTCTGGATAAAATGAAGTCAAAACTTGAATCATTTCGCGTTGAAAAGAAGGCTGAAAATGTAATTGTCAGTATTCTTGAAACTGCTCTTTTTGGAAATTCAGGCAGGGAAGGCTTCGAAAACGAGATGATTTATACGATTTCGCCCGACGGTGAAATTAGTTTACAGCACACGATTAATCCGAAAGGAAAAATGCCCATGTCGTTGCCACGCATAGGAACAAAATGGGTTTTCGATAACCAAATGCAAAATGTTGAATGGTTTGGACGTGGGCCGCAGGAGAATTATCCAGACCGCAAAACCGGCTACCGTATTGGGCTTTATCAGTCGACGGTTGATGCTATGTTTGTACCGTATTTGATTCCTCAGGATTGTGGCTTGCGCACTGACAACCGCTATGTGCGACTGACAAATGCTCAAGGAATCGGAATTGAGTTTTCGGCAGCTAAACCATTCAATTTCAATTGCTATAATTACAGCACTGAGAATTTGTCAAAGGCAAAATACACTTATGATCTAATCAAATCAGATGGTGTAACATTCAATTTCGACTACCAAACTACTGGTGTAGGTTGCACTGCAATTGGGGTGCTTAATAAATATCAAACCATTCCACAAGCCATACAGTTCACAAGTTCGATAAAGCCATTTAAAATCAATAAGTAA